GGCCCGAGCCGCCGTTGTGGGACCAACTTTGTTAAAGGAGGGAGGAGCGCGGATATAGGGGCTACGTCGAGCCGAAATGTTGCTGCTCGTACCCGGCTGGCTAGGCGCGAAGGCCTTCTACAACCAAAGTAGCAGGTTTGACATCGTATAATCTTAACCGTCAAAGGGCGAGGTGTAGTTGGTCGTTAGCGCGACATCTTCGGTGATCCACTCCGTGCACTTCTACGAGCACGACGAGGCGCTGATCCAGCGACTGCGCTCGATCATTGTGCCTGCGATTGACGTGGGGAATTCCGTTATCGTCGTAGCCACGGAACCACATCGCCAGCAGCTTAAGTCCGCGCTGGCAACGAGTGATGTGCAAACCTCGATCCTGGAACAGCAGGGACGGCTGATCCTTGCGGATGCCGACGAGATGCTGGCGACATTCATGGTCGAGGGCTTCCCCGACCGCGAACGCTTCTTTTCCGTTTTGGGGAATGTGGTCGCGCGCGCTCGACAGTCGGCCTGGAACGGTCAAAGAGGAATCACTGTTTTCGGGGAGATGGTCGCAGTCCTCTGGGAGCAGGGAAACCGTATTGCCGCCTTGCAGCTTGAGAGCCTCTGGAACGACCTGCTCTACGATCGTGAATTTCACCTGCACTGCGCCTATCCGCGAAACATGTTCCGCACCAACGCGGAAGCCGCTATGATTCGCGCTATCTGCGACGTCCATTCCCACGTGGTCGGGCGGGCGGCGTAAATCGTCTTACCTCCACTTCTGTGTGATGTTAGTGCTGCTCGTGTGCGTGTAACGTGAGGCTGAGGAACGTTGCAGCGTTCTCGCTGCAGAGTGGCCATGAGCATCAGGTACCAGATTGACGGGAAACGGCGGATCGTGTTCACCGCAATGGCCGGAACTCTCAGCTTTCGGCAACTGGTCTCTCATGCCGTAGCTCTGCAGTCTGACCCATGCTTCCATTCGTCGTTCTGCGAGCTTCTGGACGTTCGCGGTGTCACCGAATCAGATCTCAGCTTTCGCGAAATGATCGAATTGGCGCAGACAATCGATCCTTTCTCTCCTGCTGCGCGGCGAGCCATCGTGGCAGGGAGCGAGCTGATGTACGGCAGCAGCCGCATGTATCAGTCTATTCGCGCCGATGAGAGCAATATCCAGGTCTTCCGGAGCATGGAAGAAGCGCGAAAGTGGCTGGACATCACATGGGATTCGGACCTTCCGGACCGCCAAAGCGCGTAATCTTTGCCCCGCATGCACAGCGCGGGATTGGTGAGTGTTGACTACCGATCTGTTCCTGACGGTTTCAAAGTGGGATTCAAGATCGCTGCCTTATTCTGCGGCACGGTCACGTCGCTCTCCGCCGCATCGAAACCATCAAGCTCCAGTTTGACGTGATGTTTGCCAGGTTTGAGAGGAATCACCGCCGGTGAGGTTTGGCCGCTGTCTGTCCCGTCGATCACGATACTTGCGCCCGGAGGCTTACTCTCTATCACCAGCTTTGGACCTCGACCAACCTGGTGTCCTGCCCACTTCTGCCAAAACTGCTCCTGAAAAGCCTGGTCTTTCGATAATTCCTTCAGCTTCGACAAATCGGGCATGTTGATGTTTGGGACATTTGGCATCGCAACCGTCAGGTCAGGTGAGTACTCGAATTCCTCTCCACCTGCGACCTTTACTGTCACGCTCGACGTCTGGAAGCCGGGCATGCGAATACTCACGTGGTGGCGTCCGCGACCGACCTGAAGCTCGGTTGGAGTGCGCTTGCCAGTCGGCTTTCCGTCGAGGTCGACCTCGGCCTGCGGCGGATTGCTGTTGAGCCTCATCGTCGCGGTGGTTGAATTTTTGGTGGCATTCTCGCGCTTTACCAGCGCAGGAGACCCCTGTTGTAACCCCAGCTGCGCTTGCGAATTATCGGTCGGTGGAGTCGGCGGCGGTGGAGCTGCAACCGTCGATGCCGGCGTTCCGCTGTCTTTCTCATCATTGTGTGACTTCGAAGAATGTCGCTGAAGGCGCGAATAGATCAAGAACGCTGCAAGCACCAATAAGACCGCCACACGACGACGCGATTTCGACGAAAGATCCCATGGGCGGCGCCGCTCCGATATCTGGGTCGGCGGCGGAGTTGGAATACCTATCGAGTGTGATTGCTGAGCCGGTGATCCGCCGGGAACAGGTTGGGAGGGCACTGACTGCGATGGCCGCGGCCGCGCATCGTAAGTCGCGTTCGTATCGACTAGTCCGGGAAAATCTCCCGTGGGCTGCCCCAAGGTATTTACGTTTGACAGACTTGCGGTTTTGTATTCCTGAAGCGCGCGAACCAGAGTTTCCCCATTCGGGAATCGGTCGTCGGCAGATTTTGAGAGTGCCTTCTCAATTACCGCAC
The genomic region above belongs to Terriglobales bacterium and contains:
- a CDS encoding MEDS domain-containing protein; translation: MIHSVHFYEHDEALIQRLRSIIVPAIDVGNSVIVVATEPHRQQLKSALATSDVQTSILEQQGRLILADADEMLATFMVEGFPDRERFFSVLGNVVARARQSAWNGQRGITVFGEMVAVLWEQGNRIAALQLESLWNDLLYDREFHLHCAYPRNMFRTNAEAAMIRAICDVHSHVVGRAA
- a CDS encoding serine/threonine-protein kinase, translated to MSSLPQRFGRYEIVREIGHGAMGVVYEALDPTIARRIALKAIRFDGIGTTADEAARRFKNEARAAGGLNHPNIVTVYDAGEDNGILYLAMEFIEGSTLEALIRQQRTIATSQTIDIIRQVCAGLDFAHAKGIIHRDVKPGNIMLAGNGLVKITDFGIARAGEAMTITGQVVGTPNYMSPEQVLGKQLDGRSDLFSVGVILYEMVTGERPFEGQSITTIMYKIVHETPIPPRKLDATIHPGLSAVIEKALSKSADDRFPNGETLVRALQEYKTASLSNVNTLGQPTGDFPGLVDTNATYDARPRPSQSVPSQPVPGGSPAQQSHSIGIPTPPPTQISERRRPWDLSSKSRRRVAVLLVLAAFLIYSRLQRHSSKSHNDEKDSGTPASTVAAPPPPTPPTDNSQAQLGLQQGSPALVKRENATKNSTTATMRLNSNPPQAEVDLDGKPTGKRTPTELQVGRGRHHVSIRMPGFQTSSVTVKVAGGEEFEYSPDLTVAMPNVPNINMPDLSKLKELSKDQAFQEQFWQKWAGHQVGRGPKLVIESKPPGASIVIDGTDSGQTSPAVIPLKPGKHHVKLELDGFDAAESDVTVPQNKAAILNPTLKPSGTDR